In Anguilla rostrata isolate EN2019 chromosome 1, ASM1855537v3, whole genome shotgun sequence, a genomic segment contains:
- the rbm12ba gene encoding RNA binding motif protein 12Ba, producing MAVVVRLLGLNIEAGSEDIRRFFDGIHIPGGGVYITGGSRGEAFIIFATEKDSQLAMERSGSLLRGTPIILSLSSEEELHHKMASRFKKHKSSKRASEKKAKELTEARAPDPATQLLLSLFTAIGGLQGKQLGLNIASQPLKNMESKPVHITTFQEQLTRKRATSRRNTRYLRLYGLPKSITRQEINHFFKGLHVEDVIVNVRIGRSYGCLVKFAKEQDALEGLKFTHQSMGSFSVEVKEASMEMWVSALECKKSLKECQTNEYSTPVKRYPEGRSRSRSPKRHRSYAHPPSNEFCVKIGNISPRTSKTEIKEFFGCSYIKNDKVLHLLDQQGYRTSTAFIIFDNLKDYHFALNLNGSQFLGHTVKVSAVTRENMEKMITASRWNSVTEVDKGRFEAPRPEKARERFHSLRTCMYVRNLPADVRKVEVKDFFYKFRVSEDHINLLYDRKGVGIGEALVKFKSEDVAKMAENLNGNIHLGANVLLTRITLQQMEDLLHMRH from the coding sequence ATGGCAGTAGTCGTACGGCTTCTGGGGCTAAACATAGAGGCAGGATCTGAAGACATACGCAGATTCTTCGATGGAATACACATCCCAGGAGGAGGTGTATACATCACAGGAGGAAGCAGAGGGGAAGCCTTCATCATATTTGCAACGGAAAAAGATAGTCAACTTGCAATGGAACGTTCTGGAAGCTTACTCAGAGGAACTCCGATAATCCTGTCTCTCAGTAGTGAAGAGGAACTGCATCACAAGATGGCATCTCGTTTTAAGAAACACAAATCCTCAAAAAGGGCCTcggaaaaaaaagctaaagaatTAACGGAAGCACGTGCACCGGACCCAGCGACGCAACTACTACTTAGCTTATTTACAGCCATCGGAGGCCTGCAAGGAAAACAGTTGGGATTGAACATAGCATCACAGCCATTGAAGAATATGGAGAGTAAGCCTGTGCATATCACTACCTTCCAGGAGCAGCTAACGAGAAAGAGGGCAACTTCTCGCCGGAACACCCGTTATTTAAGGCTGTACGGACTGCCAAAATCGATCACCAGACAAGAAATTAACCATTTCTTCAAAGGACTTCATGTTGAAGATGTTATTGTCAATGTCAGGATTGGGCGATCTTATGGCTGCTTGGTGAAATTTGCTAAAGAGCAGGATGCATTAGAAGGGCTTAAGTTCACCCACCAAAGTATGGGATCTTTTTCTGTTGAAGTTAAGGAGGCCTCAATGGAAATGTGGGTTAGTGCACTTGAGTGTAAAAAGTCTTTGAAAGAATGCCAAACGAATGAGTACTCCACTCCGGTTAAAAGGTACCCTGAAGGCCGTTCAAGGTCAAGGTCACCAAAGAGGCACCGATCATACGCACACCCACCTAGTAATGAATTCTGTGTGAAGATAGGAAATATTTCCCCAAGAACGTCAAAGACAGAGATCAAAGAATTCTTTGGATGTTcgtacattaaaaatgacaaggtTTTACATTTGCTTGATCAGCAAGGTTACAGGACTAGCACAGCATTCATTATATTTGACAACCTGAAGGACTACCATTTTGCATTGAATCTCAATGGAAGCCAATTCCTTGGTCACACTGTTAAAGTTTCAGCAGTCACCAGGGAAAACATGGAAAAGATGATTACTGCCAGCAGATGGAATTCAGTGACAGAGGTGGACAAAGGCAGGTTTGAAGCACCTAGGCCTGAAAAGGCAAGAGAGAGATTTCACTCACTCAgaacatgcatgtatgtacgaAACCTGCCAGCTGACGTTAGAAAGGTTGAAGTAAAAGATTTTTTCTATAAGTTTCGAGTTTCAGAGGATCACATCAACTTGCTGTATGATCGGAAGGGTGTGGGTATCGGTGAGGCACTGGTGAAATTCaaatctgaggatgtggctaaaatggctgaaaatctAAACGGGAATATCCACCTTGGAGCCAATGTGCTTCTGACCCGTATAACACTGCAGCAAATGGAGGATTTGCTGCACATGAGGCACTGA
- the si:ch211-197h24.6 gene encoding uncharacterized protein si:ch211-197h24.6, which translates to MESNVPGPPPAKKFKNGGMKQKRHQPSDIVFTTKTGAIQTVPSLEKRLTSVTEPVIGLQFVWEYRSPSKSVAPHYQCRLCKVQRLQNEMLAHVKGWKHSFRYMKKHHADKVPNEEEEAVKDPAIRKAAKESAAEVEKAEGRGKIRVLLKEPFEIAAFQGMRSAMFKPKMVGPGGPGGPGGRFPGGYPDPMFSGDFPPRGMHPDFPMVMPMRRLPGDMPMSGFPDSMPMQRHGASPGRSFQGSMPVRMPGDDMGMKMREGDMGMRRYPDEMPMRMNSDGFGMGQRNLSPGRPYQDDFPGSQHGGAPDRMMSGMPKGPESNSLPSTLLKYLDTFRIENENDAQIVLKVTQKLTDVLMEYRLRSVSTGSTLKSTSSGSMNFSTPRLPSGGDRYSGNSLSGLPSLSGPSRYYN; encoded by the exons ATGGAGTCTAACGTTCCCGGTCCCCCGCCAGCGAAGAAATTTAAGAACGGCGGGATGAAGCAG AAAAGGCATCAGCCCAGTGACATAG TGTTTACAACTAAAACCGGCGCCATCCAGACGGTCCCATCCCTGGAGAAGAGGCTGACCTCAGTCACTGAGCCTGTGATTG GTCTGCAGTTTGTGTGGGAATATCGAAGCCCAAGCAAGTCTGTTGCCCCGCACTACCAGTGCAGGCTGTGCAAGGTTCAGCGGCTGCAGAATGAGATGCTGGCTCACGTCAAGGGCTGGAAGCACAGCTTCAGATACATG aaaaagcatCACGCTGACAAGGTCCctaatgaggaagaggaagctgtCAAGGACCCTGCAATTCGTAAAGCAGCCAAGGAGAGCGCAGCAGAGGTGGAGAAGGCCGAAGGAAGAGGGAAAATCCGG GTTTTGCTGAAGGAGCCATTTGAAATCGCCGCGTTCCAAGGAATGC GGTCTGCGATGTTTAAGCCTAAGATGGTTGGACCAGGTGGCCCTGGAGGTCCAG GTGGTCGGTTTCCGGGGGGATACCCTGACCCCATGTTCTCCGGAGACTTTCCTCCCCGGGGAATGCACCCGGACTTCCCCATGGTCATGCCGATGCGCCGGCTCCCCGGGGACATGCCCATGAGCGGCTTCCCCGACAGCATGCCCATGCAGCGCCACGGCGCCAGCCCCGGGCGCTCCTTCCAGGGCAGCATGCCCGTGCGCATGCCCGGCGACGACATGGGCATGAAGATGCGCGAGGGCGACATGGGCATGAGGAGGTACCCGGACGAGATGCCCATGAGGATGAACAGCGACGGCTTCGGCATGGGCCAGCGCAACCTCAGCCCCGGCCGGCCCTACCAGGACGACTTCCCCGGCAGCCAGCATGGCGGCGCTCCAGACAGGATGATGTCCGGCATGCCCAAGGGCCCCGAAAGCAACAGCCTCCCCTCCACCTTGCTCAAGTACCTG GATACGTTTCGTATTGAGAATGAAAATGATGCCCAGATTGTCCTGAAGGTGACTCAGAAGCTGACCGATGTGCTGATGGAGTACCGGCTCAGGAGTGTGTCGACG GGGTCCACTTTGAAGAGCACTTCTTCCGGCTCCATGAACTTCTCCACCCCCAGGTTACCTAGTGGAGGGGACAGGTACTCTGGGAATAGCCTGTCTGGGTTGCCCAGTCTGTCAG GACCATCCAGATACTACAACTGA